The region ATATCCGAACACATGCAAGCACAAATAAATTCATTAGATGCCGCCTCAAGAAATACACAAAACAGTATTTGTATGCTTCAAACAGCAGAGGGTGGTCTTAATGAAACTCAATCTATACTTCAAAGGATGAACGAACTTGCCACTCAAGCAGCTAACGGCACTAATTCACCTACAGCTATAAGTGGAATTAAAAGTGAATTATCTCAATTAGAGGATGAAATAAGTCATATATGCAATTCAACTAATTTTAACGGCATAAATTTATTAGGATCTTCGTCAAACTTAAATATGCAAATTGGTGCAACCGATAATTCCTATGATAAACTCTCATTAAACCTATCATCATTTAATACTGCTAAGTCCTTAGCAAGCATAATTAATGGTGGAAGTATAAATGTTGACAATGTGACTGACGCGCGTAATTCAATTTCAGTTATTCAAAATGCAATTGATGAGATATCATCATCTAGATCTTTAATTGGTGCATATGAGAATAGACTTAATTATTCAATAGATAATTTGAATAGTGAAGAAGAAAATCTAACATCAGCAGAATCTAAAATTACAGATGCTGATATGGCAAAGGAAATATTACAATATTCAAAATACAGTCTTCTTCAACAAGTCGCTCGAGCTATGATGTCTCAGGCCTTACATCAAGAACCAAATAGTGTGCTAAAACTGCTCGATTCATTGTAATTTAATTTTGGTTCACTTTTAAAGAACGTAACTGTATATCATAATAAAGTGAAAAGCACTTCCTGCCATAACAAATATATGAAAAATTTCATGAAATCCAAAATATTTTCCGTTTCTAATAGGCCATTTTAATGCATATATTACTCCACCTAAACTATAAACAATTCCTCCTAGAACCATAAATACAATTCCAGGGAGCGCCATAATTTTGCTTATAGGTGCAAATGCAAACACAACTAGCCACCCCATAGCTATATAAAATAAAGTGTATAACCACCTTGGAGCATTGAACCAAACAAGTTTTAGTACTATTCCAAGTATAGCAACTGCCCATATTGAAAATAATATGATATTTCCGGTTTTACCTGTTAACGTTATTAAACATATAGGCGTATATGTTCCAGCTATTAAAACAAATATCATCATATGGTCTATCCTTCTTAAAACAGCTGTGATTTTTTTAGATACGTTTATTAGATGATACGAAGCACTAGCTGAATATAAAAGTATTAAGCTAAAACCAAAAACTAAAGAAGCAACAATGCTAGTTTTACTATTTAAGCTTATAGAATGATAAATCATAAATATAAGTGCAATAACTGATAACACTGCACCTGCCAAATGAGTTAATCCACTTACGGGATCCTTTAATTTTGATAACATAATATCACCTTCTAATAAAATTTCATCATGTAGTTTTCAAAACTACGTTATATTATATTAATATAATATCTCATATTTATATGTATTGCAATGGTTATTTGAAATTTATATCTAGATTTATTAGTATTACTAATTTAATTATATAAGTACCATTGCAAAATATTTTATTATCTCTTTATATATTTTACCACTAATAATAAAATAAATTCATGTTGTTACATTAGATACAATACTATATAATATAAAAAGGTGATAATATGGATAATGAAATTTTAGAACTAGCAAAGCAAATACTTAATTGTAGTGAAATTAAAAACCACGAAATTCCAGATATAAATTTATATATGGATCAAGTTACATCCTTTATGGATAGCAAACTTAAAAATCTTAAAAGAAATGAAAATGATATAATTTTAACCAAAACCATGATAAATAACTACACTAAAAATAAACTTATTACGCCACCAGTAAAAAAGAGATACAGCAAAGAAAATTTAATGATGCTTATATTTATATACCATCTAAAACAATCTCTTTCTATTAGCGACATAGGTAGCTTAATGAATTTTATAGTTGATGACGCTAAAAGCACTAATCTTAACGAACTGTACAATGATTTTGTTGATATTGAAAAAAATACTTCTGCTTCATTTATTGAAAATTTAACCTCCAAAATAAATTTCATAAAAGAAACAACTGATAAAAATCATGATAAAAGTGAAAAACTTTTTTTATTAGTAATTGAATTGATTCTGAGTGCTAATATAGAAAAAAGAATGGCAGAAAAAATAATCGATACTTATTTCCAAAATGATGATGAGAAGTAACAGTATTTTTAAACATTAAATAAAAATGGGAAGTAACAATATTTTGGAACATTAAATAAAATTAATAAATCTAAGGGTGATATTTTAAAAATCCTAAGAAATTTCAATAACTCACTAACGTTCAGACAAATTGAAATTTCTAAGTCTTTTCAAAATATCACCCTAAGATTTATAAAATTTTATTTAAATTGTTCCCAAAATATTGTTACTTCCCATAAGAGGTAAAAACAAGGAAGATTTTCTTCCGCTACGCTGCGGAAAATCTAAATTAAAGGTTTATACGTAGTTTTAATAATAAAAATACTAAGAAATTTTAATAACTTGGTTTTCGCCTCAGACAAATTAAAATTTCTAAGCCTTTTCATTATTTAGGGCAAAGTCTTATTGAGTTTTATTTAAATCGTTTCCAAAATACTGTTACTTCCCATTGATGGTAAAGCAATGTAAATTTTTCCCCGCTTCTCTACGAAAAATATCAAATAACTATATAATATCTTGTCACAGAAAACTAACCATTAAAGAATGTATATATGATCACATCCTAAGCACTTATATAATCATTACCCTTATTAACCTAGTGCAGACACTCTCATATTTATGCAAAACCTATCACCTACTGACCGGCTAAGCAATGATGTCAACACCCCACAAATATTGATGACTAGTACACATTATTTACTCCCAAAATTCCGTAAGCACGGAGGAATTTTTTCCTTGCTTTACTCCAAAAGGAAAGTAACAATGCTGAAGGAACAATTAAAAAAAATCCTAATAAATCTTGAATTAAAAATCATAAAATACTTAGATATTTCAATTTGTCTGAGCATTTTCCCAGCGAGTTATTGAAATATCTTAGGATTTTATGATTTTTAATTCTTAGATTTATAGGATTTTTTTAATGTTCCAAAGCATTGTTACTTCCCTTTGTTTATTTATACATATATTTCCTTGTCCATGGAATATCATTGTTAATCCCTTTGGTGAATAAGAATTGATGTATATCAATATTACCGCAGTTAAAAGACGCTGCACAAGCATTAAGATACATTCTCCACATTCTTATAAATCTTTCATCTTTCATCTTTCTAACTTCATCAATGGAATTCTCAAAATTCCTTGTCCAATTTTCAAGAGTTCGTCCATAATGTCTTCTTAAACTTTCAACATCTACTATATAAAAATTCTGCTCAGCAATGTTATCAATTAATTCTCTAATGGCAGGTACATATCCACCAGGAAAAATGTAATTATTTATCCAAGTATTTGTTCCACCATTTTTAATTCCAGTTATACAGTGAAGAAGTGAGATACCACCATTATTTAAAAGTTTATTAATAGCTTCAAAATATTCATGTATATTCTTTTTACCCACATGTTCTATCATTCCAACACTTACTATTCTATCAAAAGTTCTATTTTTTATTTCTCTATAATCTTGAAGTATTACATCTACTCTGCCCTCAAGTCCTTCTTTTTTTATTCTTTCTTTGCAAGCTTTAAATTGTTCTTCACTTAAAGTTACACCAAGGGCTTTAGCTCCATATTCTTTGGCTGCTTTTATTATAAGATTTCCCCAACCACATCCTATATCAAGCAAAGTATTGTCCTTTTTAATTGATAATTTCTTTAATATATGTTCTACCTTGTTATTTTGGGCTTCTTCTAAAGTATCATTCTCAGATTTAAAATATCCACATGAATATGTCATAGTTTTATCAAGCCATAATTTATAAAAATCATTTCCTATATCATAGTGATATTTTATATCATTTTTGCTCTTTCTGATTGTGTTAGGTAAAATTTTAATAAGCTTTGAATATTTCTCTCCATTACTTATAAAACTATCTTTATTATTATAAAGGGATTCTATAACATCTTGTACATTTCCTTCAATATCTAATTTTTTGTCCATATATGCTTCACCTAATGTCATACTCGGATCTCTTATAACATCTCCCTTAGGTATGGGCTCATAGAAAATTATTCTGAATTTTGGATCACCATCGCCATATTTTTCTGTATCTCCATCCCAATATTTAACTTCACATGGGTCAGAAAAAAGTCCCTTAAATAATGTCTTATAAAATATTTTATTTGTATCCATCCAATCCCTCCTAAAGATTATTATTTTAAAATGTATTTAATTTATTTAATAACATTTTCATATTATTTAATGTTTGCATGAGTAACTTTAAATCATCATCATTTAATTTATAAAGTTTTCTGCTAAATAAATCCTTTAAGCACTTTTCATAATTCTTAATAATTTCATTTCCATTATCTGTGAGTGATATATATATAATTCTTCTATCATTTTTATCATATATTCTCTTTGCCAAATCACTCTTAACTAACCTATCCACCCAACATGTAACATTAGGCTTATGTGCATAAAGTACTTTTCCCAAATCGGTAATAGTAATTTTTTTATATTTATCTAAAACAAATAAAACTTTAATATGAGCTTTAGATAAATTATCATCAATAACAATATCATCAAAAATTTTTATAATTGCTTTCGCAAATACAGGGGTAACTGAAAAAATATCATTTAGCAATTCACTAATTTGTTGATCTTCCATTCTTATACCTCTTCAAAATTTTATTATATTTTGTAACTGTTATATATTATAACAAATTTCTATTTAAAATAAAAGCTTGTGTGCTTTATAGGCAAAATACACCACTAAAAAGTGCTGCATTAACTAATAAAAACTCAAACATAGCTGCCAGTCGTCTAGTTTTTCTTGCTAAGTTATAGTTTTATCACATTCTTTCGCCACTCTCATATTAATTCCCCCAAAACATCTCAGCTTCACCAATTACAACCTTTACCTCTTAATTATATGATGTCCTTTTAACTTAATTCACAATACTTTAAAACTACAAATTATTAATTTTTAACGCAACAGCTTCATACCTTGCATATGATAATCTTAACAGCAAATTAGTAATTACTACTACATTATATAGATAACAAAGTAAATCTATACATTTCACACCTAAAATTTCCTAGGCACAAAGAAATTTTTCCCTTTCTTTACTCTTAAATGGAAGTAACAGGGCTAAAGGAACTATTTAATCCTAATGAATATTATCATATACGAGGTTTGGGCTCTGCCCATTATCCTTCTTAACCCAATACAGGCACTCTCTAGATTACACAAGGTTTGGGCAATTTAGGAAATGCTTATATGGAGTTGTTGGTGATAATGTAAAAAATGCCTATTGATAATTAAGAAGGATAATGGGTCTTTGACCCAAACCCCGTATATGATCGTTATCCTTCTTTACTTAATATAGGCAATCTTTATATTATAAAACATTTAGATAAGCCTTTGAATCAAAGTTGTTAGCCATAAATATTAAAATAGTCTGTATTTTGTACAAAAAGATAATAGATATATGGCACAAATAAAATTCCGTAGGCACGGAAAAATTTTTTCCTTGCTTTGCCCTTAAAGGGAAGTAACAGTGCTGAAGGAACGATTTAAAAAAATCCTAATAAATCTTAGATTTATAGGATTTTTTTAATGTTCCAAAGCACTGTTACTTCCCTTAGAAAGAATTACTGTAGTCATTATAATACACATAGTTCCTATCCCTTGAAAAATAGTAAATGTTGTATTTAAAAATATCAATGACAGAAATGCAGCTGATAAAGGTTCAAAAGCTCCAAGTACACTTGCCTCAGTTGGTTTTATATGTTTCAAACTATCCATATAAAGCATAAACGGAATTAAAGTTCCCAAAACAATTACTACAGCAACTAAAACAACAGCACTTACAGATAGCTTGCCCACAAAATTAAATGGACTATGAATAAAAGACATAAAAATACCACCTAATAGCATTCCCCAACCTGTAACAACATTAGAACCCCATTTTGCTAAAATACGTCTTGGCAAAAGTGTATTAAACGCAGCTGCAACTGCCGATATAATTCCCCAAAAGAGTGTGATTTTTGAAACAATAAGTGAGCTCATATTTCCATTAGTAATTATTAAAAATGTACCCATGAGTGCTAATAAAATAGCCATACATTCCTGGGGTGTTGGCAATTTTCGAAAGCGAAATATTAAAAATAAAGCAATTACTACCGGTGATAAATATTGAAGTATTGTAGCTGTAGCCGCATTACTGTATTTAATTGTAATAAAATATGTATATTGCACTCCAAGCATACCTATAAAACTAAAAACTATAATACTAAATATGTCATGTTTAGTACTAAATATTTTAAATATGTTATTTTTTAATATTGTATGTGTGAAAAAGAGAAGACAAATTCCTGATACCAGTAATCTAATTACGACAAGCCACTCAGGACTAAACCCTTCACTTTGAAACAAATATTGAGCTGACGTCCCAGATATCCCCCATAGACTAGCAGCCACCATGGCAAATATTCTGCCTCTTCTTCTAAAATAAATTTCTTGTGATATATTTTCTTTTAGCATTAAATTTTACACACCTTTATTCATATTTATATTCAAAAAAATAATTATGCATTTAACAAACTTTATACTCTGCTTAATGCATAAATTATATTTCTAGGACATTAATTTTACCACACCAATAATATTTATTCAATAAAATACATAACTATCAAAATATTTTTAATTTGAATGTCCCAATTCATTTACTGCATTTTTTATCGCCGCATCAATTAATTCTTTTTTATTTTCATCTATATCTATATTAAGCTCTTTTAAAACAGACTCAACAACACTTTCAGCAACTTTTGTCCTTTCATCTTTACTTATATCTCCTGCATGATATAATTGTTCCGCATCGCCAACAGCTATTTGAGCCCATTTCTGCACTATATCTAAAATATTTAATACACCATTATTGGGTACTGCACTTTTAACAATAGTTAAAATCTTTCCTGAGGAATCCACTGCTTTTCTAGTTTGTTCAAGCACATCGTTTACATCTATTCCCCTTTTCTTTAAAATTGGAAATACTATTAACATAACCATAATAGCACCAGCCAATACTCCAAGAATACTTGACCAGGTTATTAATTGAATATTTGTCATAATAATCACCTTCCTAAAATTATACTACTCTAGGAAAACAAAAATGTGACATGTCATGTGCACCTTTCTCAAGAAATAATATTAAAGGATTTTAAGAAATTATGAAGAATATTAATATATTAAGCAGAAATTTTAGAGAACATCAAGTTTCCTAAATTATATGCATTTCTTAGAAAATTCTTTGAATAGAAATTTACTAATTTGAATCTATATAAATCATATTTTAGATTGGAGTTTACCCGTTTATGGAATCCTTTGTAAAAGAACTTGAAAATACAGAAGTGCTTTCAATTAAAGATATAATTAAAATAAAAAGTTATATCTATAAAAAGTATACCAATTTTTCCAATGCTCAAAAAGCCAAGATTCTATCAAACACAGTACACCAAGTACTGGACAAAAATATCAAAGGATTAAGCACTGAACATTCCAATGCTATAGAAAAAAATCTTTTAAAATCTTTAATAGTAGACAAGAAAGCATCAATAAAATTAAGCGATATATTCAATACTTATATTTCATTTAAAGATAACTCAACTGATTATTCTGAAAGCCTTTTGAATTGGCTTAACCTTCACACAAAATGCGAGATTTCAAAAGCACAGTTAGAAGAAACTTTTAATCTTAATTTTACCGAAGAAGCAAGTGTTATAACTTCTCCATCACAAGAAGTAACTGACTATAACGATATGACCCATGCTGCTCCTTCTAGTAAAAATTTCAAACTGATATCTATATTGTTATCTCTATGCCTAGTTGTAATATCTTCAGCTTGCTTTATCAAATTTAAAACTTCTACAAACAGCTCATCACTAGGAAATGCAAAATCTAAAAATATAAGTGCACAAATTAAATCAACTAAATATTCAAAAAAAGAAGAATTAAATCTTCCTAATGAATTTAAATATAGAGAAATAAATTCAGAAGCAACTAAAAAATATTTGAATAGCAAAAACTCATTATTAGCCTCTGAACCTTATTTTTCAAAAATAATTAATGCATGCAAAGACCGCAATTTAAACCCCTTAGTATTATTTGCAATAGCCGGTCAAGAACAAGCCTTTGTACCAAAGGATAATCCAGACTCTAAAAAAATAGCAAATAATCCTTTCAACGTTTATCATAGCTGGAAAGAATATAATACAAATATAGAAGATTCATCAAAAATAGCTGCAAAAACTGTAATCAGCTTATGCAGCAACTTGCCTAAAGATAAAGAACCTTTCCACTGGATAAATAAAAATTATGCAGAAGATAAAAATTGGGCAGATGGTGTCCAAAGCATATTCAATCAGCTGCAAAAGATCAATTAATTGTTCTTATTATTTTGTTATTTTATAATTTACATCCTCCGTAAAATTCACAGGAGCTTTTATGTCTTGTAAAATTCCTGCATTACTATCTTCTAAAAATGTAATAAATCCGCTTATATCGTATTTAATTTGAGTATTATGAATAAGACCTGTTTTTTTATCAATGCTAAGTTTTCCATTTCCGTTACCTTTTAAATCAACTTCAGCTTTTAAATCATTAAGATAAATTTTCTTAGCTTTTTCTCCAGATGAAATAGTATCTTTTTCAGATAAGTTTATTAAGCCATCTTTTTCACTATTAAAAGTATATTTACTAATAATATTCATATCAACAGATTTCTTTAGACTTGATTTTTTTGTCCATTTATCACCCTGTTTGATTTTATTTCCATTAGTATAATTCATAGTATCTTCAATATATTTTTTCACAGAATCATCACTGAAATTTTCATTTAAACATGTCCTTGTAATTTCCCTTGTATTGTCATCTAATTTAGCTTTTTGCACTAAATTATTAATCATGCCGTCAACTCCATGCATATATAAAACCTTACCATTTTTATTCAAAGTGATTGTGCAGTCTTGCTTCATTATATTGTCATATATTGTATTCAAGGGATTATTACTATCCTTTTTTTCAGAATTATATGCTATATTTCCCGAATAGGTATTATACTCCATGTTGATTCTTTTGTACTTGTAATTTAAAATTACATTTCCATCATTATCCACATTCCTTACATTGATACTCATATCATAATTTTCTTTATCTTCTACACTCATATCTTTGTTCAACATATTAATTGTAAATTTAGAATTATCAACACGCTGCAAAGTATACCTATCTCCTTCTTTCACCCCAAGTTTAAGTACTGTATCCTTGCTCCCGCATCCATTTAACGTAATAACTGATAATAGCACACACATACCTATAGCTATTCTTTTTATTTTCATTTGCTCCTCCTGATGTAAAACATATTATTTTTTCTAACCCTTCTATCACAGTAGCAACTTTCGTCAATTATTCTTTTTCTCTATGTGCAAATTCAAAATATTGAAAACCACCAAATGTAAATAGTACTACTGACATTAATACTATTATAATAGCATTGGGAAATATTCTAGATTTCTCCACACTGTCTATAACCCAATAAAATGGATTTAACTTCTTAAATTTTATTATATTGGTACCCATGCTGCTTTCACTAATACCACTTGAAAACATCATCATTAAAGCAATCATTGCTCCAACTACTGATATAAGCATATCTGTTTTAAACATTCTAGATAGCATAATTTCTATTCCAATACACAATATGCTCATAAGCCCAATATTTAAAATTACTATACCAAATTCGCTGAAATTATGTCTAAATACTATAGAAATCACAAAAAAAGCCATTGAATATAAAATCATTTGAACAATAAACATAGAAATATAAATACTTAACATTATAGAATATGTACTATTACCTGTTACTGTAAGCCTTTCAATCACTTTATCCTTTTTAAGTCTTAACAAATCTATACTTAAAATCATAGAAAAAGCCAACATTAAATATAGAAGAGTAAATGTATCACTGTTGTAACTTTTATTTTCTATTTTCCTATTATATTTTATACTTATACTATTTGGGTGTTTTTCATTCGATATATTATCGGCTATTATATTATTTAATTTTAGTTCTAACTTGCTTTCAAAAACAGCTTCAGCATTACTGTTCTTAGTTTTATATGAATTTATGGTAGGCTTCACACCCTTATTTACACTTTCTGAAAAGTTTTGTGGCAATTCATATACCGCATAGTATTTATACTGTTTTAGTTTTTGAAGTGCTTCAGTTTTACTGTGATAAACATCCCTTATTCCCAAACTTTTAATAAATTCATTTGCACGATATCCTTTATCCAAATTTATTATGGCTGTCTTGTAACTACTGTCATCACTAACCAAATTATTACTAAAAACATTCATTGAATTCACTAAAATTACAGGAAGAATAAACATCACTAATATATTTTTAAAATTTTTTAAATACCGTATACAATTTGAAAATACCATTCTAAAAAAATTCAAATTTTATTCCTCCCATGATGTTTTAACTTTTACTAATGAAACAAGATAAAATACAGTTGACACAACAATCATAATAAACAAATCCGCACTGATAGCCTGAAATGAATTGAACATAATAGCATTTTTATATGCACTTGATATAAAGCTTAAAGGAGAATATTTTGCCATGGCCAAATAAATAGTATTATTGACTTCTTTTAAAGGTATAAATCCTCCTCCCAAAATAGTCTCAACAACTAGCAGCAATGTGAGAATTAGCTGAGAATATATTTTATTAAAAAATACATTGCAAAATCCAGAAACTGCTGCGCAGAACATACTCTGCCCTACTAATATTAAAATCCAATTAATTAAATTAACGTTTGTAAAGGCAACACCCGAAACTATAAAAGCCAATATATAAACTGCTCCTAAACAGAAACTATATACAAAATATATTAAAACATTTATATTGAATAAACCTTCTTTTTTTATAGGCGTAGATACTAATCTTTTAAAAACTCCCGTTTTTCTATCAATATCATGAGATTTAGTACAACCCATAAGTATAACTATTATCATATAACCTATTAAAGATGATGCTTCAATTTCATATGCAGATAATGTTCTATCTCCCTTAACCACGTTGTTTTTAAATGTTTTAGTAATCATAGCAGCATCATATGCTTTTTTATTATTTGTGCAAAATCCTTCACTATAGTCTTTTATTATATTTTTAATTAGCTTCTCATTATAATCTGAAATATGCTTCTTTTCATCAACCGTTATTTCTACTGACTTATATTTTTTTAAATTTTCACCATATCCCTTATTTACAGTTATAATATAATCACCTTTTGATGAAACATTAAAAATCTGTCCAGTTTCTTTACCTTTAAATAAATTTTTAAAATCCTTAGATTCTTCACTTTTGTCATTATCAACTATAGTAATATTTACCTTATCAAAATTTGATGCACTGTCATAAACATCTTTAAAAAAATGCCCCAGTACAAAACATATTGAAAGTGGCATTACTCCGTATACAATGATAATCTGCTTCCAGTTTAAAACAATTCCTTTAATAGTGAGCATACTCACAATTTTAGCTTTCATATACTTCACCCTAGTCCCTCAATTTTTTACCTGTAAGAGCAAGAAAAACCTCTTCTAAAGATGCTTCTTTTTTTTCAAAATTAATTATATTTTTGTTTTCTCTCGATATAACTTTAAGCAAATTTTCAATTTTAAACTTATATTCATCTATAAATAGGTTAATTAAGTCTCCTTCAATAGAGTAACCTTTAACTCCTTCTATTTCCCTAAGTGCAAGCAAAATTTCATTATCTACATCTTGAATTCTAAGTGATATGGTACCATAAATATTCGTAAGAGACTTTATTTCTGCTTTGCTGCCACTTGCAATTTCCTTCCCTAAGTCCAAAATAAATATATTTCTGCACAAAATCTCTACTTCCTCCATATAGTGAGAAGTATAAATAATCGTGGTTTTTTCTTCTTTATTAACTTTCCTTATGTACTCAAAAATGCAATTTCTAGATTGCGGATCTACACCTACCGTTGGCTCATCCATTATGAGAATTTTAGGCTTATGCATTATAGATGCTGCTAA is a window of Clostridium pasteurianum DNA encoding:
- a CDS encoding flagellin, which gives rise to MIIGHNLAASKVLYFLNINQMHMQKAMFRLSTGKRINSAADDPAGLTISEHMQAQINSLDAASRNTQNSICMLQTAEGGLNETQSILQRMNELATQAANGTNSPTAISGIKSELSQLEDEISHICNSTNFNGINLLGSSSNLNMQIGATDNSYDKLSLNLSSFNTAKSLASIINGGSINVDNVTDARNSISVIQNAIDEISSSRSLIGAYENRLNYSIDNLNSEEENLTSAESKITDADMAKEILQYSKYSLLQQVARAMMSQALHQEPNSVLKLLDSL
- a CDS encoding SAM-dependent methyltransferase; this translates as MDTNKIFYKTLFKGLFSDPCEVKYWDGDTEKYGDGDPKFRIIFYEPIPKGDVIRDPSMTLGEAYMDKKLDIEGNVQDVIESLYNNKDSFISNGEKYSKLIKILPNTIRKSKNDIKYHYDIGNDFYKLWLDKTMTYSCGYFKSENDTLEEAQNNKVEHILKKLSIKKDNTLLDIGCGWGNLIIKAAKEYGAKALGVTLSEEQFKACKERIKKEGLEGRVDVILQDYREIKNRTFDRIVSVGMIEHVGKKNIHEYFEAINKLLNNGGISLLHCITGIKNGGTNTWINNYIFPGGYVPAIRELIDNIAEQNFYIVDVESLRRHYGRTLENWTRNFENSIDEVRKMKDERFIRMWRMYLNACAASFNCGNIDIHQFLFTKGINNDIPWTRKYMYK
- a CDS encoding ABC transporter permease translates to MKAKIVSMLTIKGIVLNWKQIIIVYGVMPLSICFVLGHFFKDVYDSASNFDKVNITIVDNDKSEESKDFKNLFKGKETGQIFNVSSKGDYIITVNKGYGENLKKYKSVEITVDEKKHISDYNEKLIKNIIKDYSEGFCTNNKKAYDAAMITKTFKNNVVKGDRTLSAYEIEASSLIGYMIIVILMGCTKSHDIDRKTGVFKRLVSTPIKKEGLFNINVLIYFVYSFCLGAVYILAFIVSGVAFTNVNLINWILILVGQSMFCAAVSGFCNVFFNKIYSQLILTLLLVVETILGGGFIPLKEVNNTIYLAMAKYSPLSFISSAYKNAIMFNSFQAISADLFIMIVVSTVFYLVSLVKVKTSWEE
- a CDS encoding DMT family transporter: MLKENISQEIYFRRRGRIFAMVAASLWGISGTSAQYLFQSEGFSPEWLVVIRLLVSGICLLFFTHTILKNNIFKIFSTKHDIFSIIVFSFIGMLGVQYTYFITIKYSNAATATILQYLSPVVIALFLIFRFRKLPTPQECMAILLALMGTFLIITNGNMSSLIVSKITLFWGIISAVAAAFNTLLPRRILAKWGSNVVTGWGMLLGGIFMSFIHSPFNFVGKLSVSAVVLVAVVIVLGTLIPFMLYMDSLKHIKPTEASVLGAFEPLSAAFLSLIFLNTTFTIFQGIGTMCIIMTTVILSKGSNSALEH
- a CDS encoding ABC transporter permease — protein: MNFFRMVFSNCIRYLKNFKNILVMFILPVILVNSMNVFSNNLVSDDSSYKTAIINLDKGYRANEFIKSLGIRDVYHSKTEALQKLKQYKYYAVYELPQNFSESVNKGVKPTINSYKTKNSNAEAVFESKLELKLNNIIADNISNEKHPNSISIKYNRKIENKSYNSDTFTLLYLMLAFSMILSIDLLRLKKDKVIERLTVTGNSTYSIMLSIYISMFIVQMILYSMAFFVISIVFRHNFSEFGIVILNIGLMSILCIGIEIMLSRMFKTDMLISVVGAMIALMMMFSSGISESSMGTNIIKFKKLNPFYWVIDSVEKSRIFPNAIIIVLMSVVLFTFGGFQYFEFAHREKE
- a CDS encoding MarR family winged helix-turn-helix transcriptional regulator, which encodes MEDQQISELLNDIFSVTPVFAKAIIKIFDDIVIDDNLSKAHIKVLFVLDKYKKITITDLGKVLYAHKPNVTCWVDRLVKSDLAKRIYDKNDRRIIYISLTDNGNEIIKNYEKCLKDLFSRKLYKLNDDDLKLLMQTLNNMKMLLNKLNTF
- a CDS encoding DUF1836 domain-containing protein — its product is MDNEILELAKQILNCSEIKNHEIPDINLYMDQVTSFMDSKLKNLKRNENDIILTKTMINNYTKNKLITPPVKKRYSKENLMMLIFIYHLKQSLSISDIGSLMNFIVDDAKSTNLNELYNDFVDIEKNTSASFIENLTSKINFIKETTDKNHDKSEKLFLLVIELILSANIEKRMAEKIIDTYFQNDDEK
- a CDS encoding DUF6263 family protein, which translates into the protein MKIKRIAIGMCVLLSVITLNGCGSKDTVLKLGVKEGDRYTLQRVDNSKFTINMLNKDMSVEDKENYDMSINVRNVDNDGNVILNYKYKRINMEYNTYSGNIAYNSEKKDSNNPLNTIYDNIMKQDCTITLNKNGKVLYMHGVDGMINNLVQKAKLDDNTREITRTCLNENFSDDSVKKYIEDTMNYTNGNKIKQGDKWTKKSSLKKSVDMNIISKYTFNSEKDGLINLSEKDTISSGEKAKKIYLNDLKAEVDLKGNGNGKLSIDKKTGLIHNTQIKYDISGFITFLEDSNAGILQDIKAPVNFTEDVNYKITK
- the trhA gene encoding PAQR family membrane homeostasis protein TrhA — its product is MLSKLKDPVSGLTHLAGAVLSVIALIFMIYHSISLNSKTSIVASLVFGFSLILLYSASASYHLINVSKKITAVLRRIDHMMIFVLIAGTYTPICLITLTGKTGNIILFSIWAVAILGIVLKLVWFNAPRWLYTLFYIAMGWLVVFAFAPISKIMALPGIVFMVLGGIVYSLGGVIYALKWPIRNGKYFGFHEIFHIFVMAGSAFHFIMIYSYVL
- a CDS encoding glucosaminidase domain-containing protein, whose amino-acid sequence is MESFVKELENTEVLSIKDIIKIKSYIYKKYTNFSNAQKAKILSNTVHQVLDKNIKGLSTEHSNAIEKNLLKSLIVDKKASIKLSDIFNTYISFKDNSTDYSESLLNWLNLHTKCEISKAQLEETFNLNFTEEASVITSPSQEVTDYNDMTHAAPSSKNFKLISILLSLCLVVISSACFIKFKTSTNSSSLGNAKSKNISAQIKSTKYSKKEELNLPNEFKYREINSEATKKYLNSKNSLLASEPYFSKIINACKDRNLNPLVLFAIAGQEQAFVPKDNPDSKKIANNPFNVYHSWKEYNTNIEDSSKIAAKTVISLCSNLPKDKEPFHWINKNYAEDKNWADGVQSIFNQLQKIN